In a single window of the Subtercola sp. PAMC28395 genome:
- a CDS encoding LysR family transcriptional regulator yields the protein MARSGVGTTSGITLLQLKYFVEVAVEGSISAAADLSFVSQPTMSAAMKDLETRVGRTLFTRSARGVTLTEDGAEFLGYARQVVEQAELLEQRYLGRPRSRRLLAVSAQHYSFVVDAFVRMVNASDAAEYEFTLRETRTWDIIEDVRTLRSELGVLYRNDFNRNVINKLLRESGLTFNPLFLAAPHIFVARTNPLANRERATLADLENLPRLTFDQGANNSFYFAEEILSTLSSKQNIRVSDRATIFNLMIGLGGYTISTGIISDDLDPSITAVPLDVDERIEIGWIGHTSVPLTDQARGFVAQLRDVVRDFGVELLA from the coding sequence ATGGCACGCAGCGGCGTCGGAACAACGAGTGGCATCACTCTGCTGCAGCTCAAGTATTTCGTCGAGGTTGCCGTAGAAGGCTCCATCAGCGCAGCCGCCGACCTGAGCTTCGTGTCGCAGCCGACCATGTCCGCCGCAATGAAAGACCTCGAGACACGCGTCGGTCGCACCCTCTTCACCCGCTCCGCACGCGGGGTCACCCTTACCGAAGACGGCGCAGAGTTCCTTGGCTACGCTCGCCAGGTCGTCGAGCAGGCAGAGCTCCTCGAGCAGCGCTACCTCGGGCGCCCGCGTTCCCGCCGGCTCCTCGCCGTCTCTGCACAGCACTACTCCTTCGTCGTCGACGCTTTCGTGCGGATGGTGAACGCCTCAGACGCGGCGGAGTACGAATTCACTCTTCGTGAGACCCGCACCTGGGACATCATCGAAGACGTGCGCACACTCCGAAGCGAGCTCGGCGTTCTCTACCGCAACGACTTCAACCGAAACGTCATCAACAAACTGCTCCGGGAATCGGGCCTCACCTTCAATCCGCTGTTCCTCGCCGCCCCGCATATCTTCGTCGCGCGCACGAACCCGCTCGCCAACCGCGAGCGTGCCACCCTCGCCGACCTCGAAAACCTGCCCCGGCTCACCTTCGACCAAGGGGCCAACAACTCGTTCTACTTCGCCGAAGAGATACTCTCGACCCTTTCGTCGAAGCAGAACATCAGGGTGAGCGACCGGGCCACCATCTTCAATCTCATGATCGGTCTCGGCGGTTACACCATCTCCACCGGCATCATCTCCGACGACCTCGACCCGTCGATCACCGCTGTGCCACTCGACGTCGACGAGCGCATCGAGATCGGCTGGATCGGGCACACCTCCGTGCCACTCACAGATCAAGCACGGGGTTTCGTCGCCCAGCTGCGCGATGTCGTCAGAGATTTCGGGGTCGAACTGCTGGCATAG